The following are from one region of the Periophthalmus magnuspinnatus isolate fPerMag1 chromosome 5, fPerMag1.2.pri, whole genome shotgun sequence genome:
- the zmat1 gene encoding zinc finger matrin-type protein 1 gives MAAAELCAAPLADSDRQTENKVFKADPVPEFNTVTNTSIGSARSKDSEEEQLKHVLTESHCHLCDAVLVHTSQRTAHYQGKKHAMKLRTYLQMLRGHRTEGVSMRSLPSDRDQFCSLCNMVFSSAVVAKSHYNGKVHSKNLRKHGLPANAVFPSNPTSAQLLNSAWASSAPSAPLDTCKTSLPAAPSCVPSSVPSSELLPAPSSSALSSTSSSAPSSIPSSIHQIPSNPSEGYVFSASCATTLAKAPSFAPMNTSASSISSTTASPAPGSSSAPLSSFASLSSSSLSSSAPPEPDTNRFCSLCRTSFTHRQMALQHYGGKKHQRNQSRQEVLQSMEVEGGKADSLHCALCCLHFSSVEMYQAHMGGAKHINKEHKVVEMCRSQQKVYSSFNDELQDYIKVQQVRGLHPKPALKETNNEANKDSNQDTYNKVCKDPSDKLQDYSWVQQARRMHPKPALKERNKETYEDTEEDTYFYCPPPSLNYPVHLAWGTPGRDYTPQADPRFGRRKRKYRKKASSESISESSVSSDSSSEGEREKRRVKERRKGDKERKEGGEEMKHGCKETREGSEDTKEGCEERRKGVEEMNQEREKRRHRKRRRDGDSGSKRHKNQEAAGLEEERREEDAENSSDQGALQQARQQDSEKQRSKREKRKKEEDVRTEEERLWDDSILGC, from the exons ATGGCGGCAGCAGAACTGTGCGCTGCGCCGCTCGCGGATTCAGACCGTCAAACCGAGAATAAAGTCTTTAAAGCGGATCCTGTCCCCGAGTTTAACACTGTCACAAACACTAGTATAGGTAGTGCCCGAAGTAAAG ATTCtgaagaggagcagctgaagcATGTTCTGACAGAATCTCATTGTCACCTGTGTGACGCTGTCCTGGTACACACTTCCCAAAGGACCGCACACTACCAg GGTAAGAAACATGCTATGAAGCTGAGGACATACCTACAAATGCTCCGAGGACATAGGACGGAGGGTGTTTCTATG CGCTCATTGCCGAGCGACAGGGACCAGTTTTGCTCTCTCTGTAACATGGTGTTCAGTTCTGCAGTTGTGGCTAAATCTCACTACAATGGAAAAGTCCACAGCAAAAACCTACGGAAACACGGCCTCCCTGCCAACG CCGTTTTTCCTTCAAACCCAACATCTGCCCAACTGTTAAACTCAGCGTGGGCCTCCTCTGcaccgtctgctcctctggacacCTGCAAAACCTCTCTACCTGCTGCACCTTCCTGTGTACCTTCCTCTGTACCCTCCTCTGAACTCTTGCCTGCACCctcatcctctgctctctcctctacATCTTCCTCTGCACCTTCTTCTATACCCTCCTCTATACACCAGATACCCTCTAATCCTTCCGAAGGCTATGTTTTCTCTGCTTCCTGTGCAACTACTCTGGCTAAAGCTCCATCCTTTGCACCTATGAATACCTCTGCATCTTCTATATCCTCCACCACAGCTTCACCTGCTCCTGGgtcatcctctgcccctctgtcctcctttgcttctctgtcctcctcctccctctcctcctctgcacctccagAGCCTGACACAAACCGGTTCTGCTCTCTGTGCCGTACCTCCTTCACTCACAGACAGATGGCGCTGCAGCATTATGGTGGAAAGAAGCACCAGCGAAACCAAAGCCGACAGGAAGTGCTGCAGAGCATGGAGGTCGAGGGGGGCAAAG CCGACAGCCTCCATTGTGCCCTCTGCTGTCTGCACTTCAGCTCAGTGGAGATGTACCAGGCGCACATGGGCGGAGCCAAGCACATCAACAA ggAGCACAAGGTTGTGGAGATGTGTCGCTCTCAACAGAAAGTCTACAGCTCCTTTAATGACGAACTACAGGACTATATCAAAGTGCAACAGGTCAGAGGGCTGCATCCAAAACCTGCTCTCAAGGAAACAAACAATGAGGCAAACAAAGACTCTAACCAGGACACTTACAACAAAGTATGTAAGGATCCTTCAGACAAACTACAGGACTATAGCTGGGTACAGCAGGCCCGAAGGATGCATCCTAAACCTGCTCTCaaggaaagaaacaaagagacttatgaggacacagaggaggacacatacttttactgtcctcctccctcgttGAACTACCCCGTGCATCTTGCGTGGGGCACTCCGGGCCGGGACTACACTCCTCAGGCTGATCCTCGCTttgggaggagaaagaggaagtatAGGAAGAAGGCGAGCTCAGAATCGATTAGTGAGAGTTCTGTGTCTAGTGACAGTtcaagtgaaggagagagagagaagaggagggtgaaggagaggagaaaaggagacaaggagaggaaagaaggaggagaggagatgaaacATGGATGCAAGGAGACGAGAGAAGGAAGTGAGGACACAAAGGAAGGATgcgaggagagaaggaaaggagttGAGGAGATGAACCAAGAGCGCGAGAAGAGGAGGCataggaagagaaggagagacggaGACAGTGGGAGTAAAAGACATAAAAACCAAGAGGCAGCAGgattagaggaggagaggagagaggaggatgcagAGAATAGCAGTGaccagggggcgctacagcaagCCAGACAGCAGGACTCAGAGAAGCAGAggtcaaagagagagaagaggaagaaggaggaggacgtgaggacagaagaagagagactCTGGGACGACTCCATTTTGGGATGTTAG
- the gnrh2 gene encoding progonadoliberin-2 yields the protein MLHTRLLVVMALIVSMGVLLSSAQHWSHGWYPGGKRELDSEISGEIKLCESGECSYLRPQRRSILRNIFLDAITRELQKRK from the exons ATGCTCCACACTCGTCTGTTGGTTGTGATGGCGCTCATCGTTTCCATGGGGGTGCTGTTGTCCTCCGCTCAGCACTGGTCCCACGGCTGGTACccgggaggaaagagagagctgGACTCAGAG ATTTCTGGTGAGATTAAACTGTGTGAATCTGGAGAGTGCAGTTATCTGAGGCCACAGAGAAGGAGCATTCTTAGGAACATCTTT TTGGATGCAATCACCAGAGAGCTACAGAAGAGAAAGTGA
- the dcaf12 gene encoding DDB1- and CUL4-associated factor 12, whose translation MARKTVSRKRKAAEPKDQQQVGWCLKRSRLFRPSLRCHTRPSVVCAVRGREFRPQLQVEGRLQRSLRGFAAARLPGILRERQLSLGRLNKVFASQWLNQRQVVCGTKCNTLFVVDVLSGQITRIPMLKDRDNSLGSGSVVRQYSARSRPRLEHMGCGIHAIELNPSRTLLATGGDNPNSLAVYQLPTLDPVCVGDDGHDDWIFSIAWISDTMAVSGSRDGSMGLWEVTEKVLSEAQLTHTQDAVVPSYAHISHRALKDIPKETTNPYNCKVRALAFNGNHKELGAVSLDGYFHLWEAEHNLCKLFSTKLPHCKENVCLAYGEDWSVYAVGSQAHVSFLDPREPSTSTKSVSSRERGSGIRSVSFYEHIVTVGTGQGSLLFYDIRAQRFLENPLFSGGYRKGLSEGVLKLTTGKGWLNHDETWRSYFSDIHSFPNAVYTHCYDQSGTKLFVAGGPLCSGLHGNYAGLWS comes from the exons ATGGCCCGAAAAACAGTTAGCAGGAAAAGGAAGGCCGCCgagccaaaagatcaacaacag GTGGGCTGGTGCCTGAAGCGCTCCCGCCTCTTTCGCCCCTCCCTCCGCTGCCACACTCGGCCTTCTGTGGTGTGTGCTGTTCGGGGCAGAGAGTTCCGGCCTCAGCTTCAGGTCGAAGGTCGTCTCCAGCGCAGTCTCCGAGGCTTTGCTGCGGCTCGTCTGCCGGGAATCCTGCGTGAACGCCAGCTTTCCCTTGGACGGTTAAACAAAGTGTTTGCCTCGCAATGGCTCAACCAGAGACAGGTGGTGTGTGGCACCAAGTGCAACACG TTGTTTGTGGTGGATGTTCTGAGTGGTCAGATCACGAGGATTCCCATGTTAAAGGACAGAGACAATTCCCTGGGCTCGGGCTCTGTGGTCAGGCAGTATTCTGCTCGCTCACGCCCCCGTCTAGAACACATGGGCTGTGGCATCCACGCCATCGAGCTGAAcccatccagaacgctgctcgCCACTGGAGGAGACAACCCCAACAGTCTGGCAGTGTACCAGCTGCCCACTCTGGACCCAGTGTGTGTGGGAGAT GATGGACACGACGACTGGATCTTCTCTATCGCTTGGATCAGTGACACTATGGCTGTCTCAG GTTCTCGTGATGGCTCCATGGGTTTGTGGGAGGTCACAGAGAAAGTTCTGTCTGAGGCTCAGCTTACTCACACTCAGGACGCTGTGGTTCCCTCCTACGCCCACATCTCCCACCGAGCTCTGAAGGACATCCCCAAGGAGACCACCAACCCCTACAACTGCAAGGTCCGAGCTCTCGCCTTCAACGGGAACCACAAG GAGTTGGGGGCAGTGTCTTTGGATGGTTACTTTCACCTGTGGGAAGCAGAACACAACTTGTGCAAG TTGTTTTCGACGAAGCTGCCGCACTGTAAGGAGAACGTGTGCCTGGCCTATGGGGAGGACTGGTCTGTGTACGCTGTGGGCTCTCAGGCTCATGTGTCGTTCTTAGACCCACGAGAACCTTCCACCTCAACCAAGTCTGTGAGCtccagagagaggggcagcg GGATCCGCTCAGTGAGTTTTTATGAGCACATCGTTACCGTGGGAACAGGACAGGGCTCTCTGCTGTTCTATGATATTCGTGCTCAGAGGTTCCTGGAGAATCCTCTGTTCTCTGGAGGATACAGGAAGGGCCTGTCTGAGGGAGTGCTCAAGCTCACCACTGGCAAAGGCTGGCTG AACCATGATGAGACATGGAGGAGTTACTTCTCAGACATCCACTCGTTCCCAAACGCTGTGTACACTCACTGCTACGACCAGTCAGGCACCAAGCTGTTTGTGGCCGGAGGTCCTCTGTGCTCTGGGCTGCATGGGAACTACGCCGGGCTGTGGAGCtag